A stretch of Triticum aestivum cultivar Chinese Spring chromosome 1D, IWGSC CS RefSeq v2.1, whole genome shotgun sequence DNA encodes these proteins:
- the LOC123181082 gene encoding malate dehydrogenase, cytoplasmic, with translation MAAKEPMRVLVTGAAGQIGYALVPMIARGVMLGADQPVILHMLDIEFAAEALKGVKMELIDAAFPLLKGVVATTDVVEACTGVNVAVMVGGFPRKEGMERKDVMTKNVSIYKAQASALEAHAAPNCKVLVVANPANTNALILKEFAPSIPEKNISCLTRLDHNRALGQISERLGVQVSDVKNAIIWGNHSSSQYPDVNHATVKTSSGEKPVRELVQDDEWLNGEFIATVQQRGAAIIKARKLSSALSAASSACDHIRDWVLGTAEGTFVSMGVYSDGSYGVPAGLIYSFPVTCSGGEWTIVQGLPIDEFSRKKMDATAQELSEEKALAYSCLA, from the exons ATGGCGGCGAAGGAACCGATGCGCGTGCTCGTCACCGGCGCCGCAG GACAAATCGGATATGCTCTTGTTCCCATGATTGCCAGGGGAGTTATGCTTGGTGCAGACCAGCCTGTTATTCTGCATATGCTGGATATTGAATTTGCTGCTGAAGCTCTTAAAGGCGTCAAGATGGAGTTGATCGATGCCGCATTTCCACTTCTCAAGG GAGTTGTTGCAACAACTGATGTTGTCGAGGCCTGCACTGGTGTGAATGTTGCGGTTATGGTTGGTGGATTCCCCAGGAAGGAAGGAATGGAAAGGAAGGATGTTATGACGAAAAATGTTTCAATCTACAAAGCTCAAGCATCTGCTCTTGAAGCTCATGCAGCCCCCAACTGCAAG GTTTTGGTTGTTGCCAACCCAGCAAACACCAATGCTCTCATCCTGAAGGAGTTTGCTCCATCTATCCCTGAGAAGAACATCAGTTGTTTGACCCGCCTAGACCACAACAGGGCACTCGGTCAGATTTCTGAGAGACTTGGTGTCCAAGTTTCTGACGTGAAGAATGCTATTATCTGGGGTAATCACTCGTCCAGTCAGTACCCTGATGTTAACCACGCCACTGTGAAGACTTCCAGTGGAGAGAAGCCTGTTCGTGAACTTGTTCAAGATGATGAATG GCTAAACGGGGAGTTCATTGCCACTGTCCAGCAGCGTGGTGCTGCAATCATCAAAGCGAGGAAGCTCTCCAGTGCTCTCTCTGCTGCCAGCTCAGCTTGTGATCACATCCGTGACTGGGTTCTGGGAACCGCCGAG GGAACATTTGTTTCCATGGGTGTGTACTCTGATGGTTCATACGGTGTGCCTGCTGGTCTTATCTACTCCTTCCCAGTAACGTGCAGTGGTGGTGAATGGACAATTGTTCAAG GGCTCCCGATCGATGAGTTCTCGAGGAAGAAGATGGATGCCACCGCCCAGGAGCTGTCGGAGGAGAAGGCGCTGGCCTACTCATGCCTCGCGTAA